A stretch of Usitatibacter palustris DNA encodes these proteins:
- a CDS encoding DMT family transporter, producing the protein MSNLQLFAACVAIWSTTWLAITYQLGVVAPEASVAYRFGLASLMLFGWCWMRGLSLRFSGRVHAWIALQGVLMFSASYIFVYYAEEHVVSGLVAVGFSATPLISMLGMRVAFGTPITQRMTIGSILGIVGITLVYWPEFGKFQGDRNSALGVIFTVVAVTLSMLGSLVANRNQNEKINIWPTMAWGMLYGTACSIAWTLVAGKEFAFVTTPAYVLSLLYLAVFGTILAFGSYLTLLGRIGAARSGFIGVMVPVLALVISSVFEGFHWQLLTFAGVLVCIAGNAIILRRFEAPRPAAKTA; encoded by the coding sequence GTGAGCAACCTCCAACTCTTCGCCGCGTGCGTCGCCATCTGGAGCACCACGTGGCTCGCGATCACCTACCAGCTGGGGGTGGTCGCGCCCGAGGCCAGTGTCGCGTACCGCTTCGGCCTCGCCTCGCTCATGTTGTTCGGCTGGTGCTGGATGCGCGGGCTTTCGCTGCGCTTCAGCGGCCGCGTGCATGCGTGGATCGCGCTGCAGGGCGTGCTCATGTTCAGCGCGAGCTACATCTTCGTGTACTACGCCGAGGAGCACGTGGTGTCGGGTCTCGTGGCCGTGGGCTTTTCCGCCACACCGCTCATCAGCATGCTCGGCATGCGCGTGGCCTTCGGCACGCCGATCACGCAGCGCATGACCATCGGCTCGATCCTCGGGATCGTCGGCATCACGCTCGTTTACTGGCCGGAGTTCGGCAAGTTCCAGGGTGACCGCAACTCGGCGCTGGGCGTGATCTTCACCGTCGTCGCCGTGACGCTGTCGATGCTGGGAAGCCTCGTCGCCAACCGCAACCAGAACGAGAAGATCAACATCTGGCCGACCATGGCGTGGGGCATGCTCTACGGCACCGCGTGCTCGATCGCGTGGACGCTCGTCGCGGGCAAGGAGTTCGCCTTCGTGACGACGCCGGCCTACGTGCTGTCGCTGCTCTACCTGGCCGTGTTCGGAACGATCCTCGCGTTCGGCTCGTACCTCACGCTTCTCGGGCGCATCGGCGCGGCGCGCTCGGGTTTCATCGGCGTCATGGTGCCGGTGCTGGCTCTCGTGATCTCGTCGGTCTTCGAGGGCTTCCACTGGCAGCTGCTCACATTCGCGGGCGTGCTCGTGTGCATCGCGGGCAACGCGATCATCCTTCGCCGCTTCGAGGCGCCGCGTCCCGCGGCGAAGACCGCATGA
- a CDS encoding cytochrome b/b6 domain-containing protein, with translation MADEEQQVSIKVWDGPVRVVHWAMVLLFVVQVVSGKMGGDMMPLHVFSGYAMIVLVVFRLIWGFVGSTHARFASFIAGPAATLRFARRLFSRQAVPQVGHNPLGGWSVIAMLLSLALQVASGLFANDGAAVEGPLASLVSFEVSTVLSEFHRWNLKLLLVLSAIHVGAVFFHLFVKRDNVLGAMFTGVRRVPPSVVRERRVALRDSPRRRAASREAESAYFPGPWRGVWVLAVTLALVYLLVR, from the coding sequence ATGGCTGACGAAGAACAACAGGTATCGATCAAGGTCTGGGACGGGCCCGTTCGCGTCGTCCATTGGGCCATGGTCCTGCTGTTCGTCGTGCAAGTGGTCAGCGGCAAGATGGGCGGCGACATGATGCCGCTGCACGTCTTCTCCGGCTACGCGATGATCGTCCTGGTCGTCTTCCGGTTGATCTGGGGCTTCGTCGGCAGCACGCACGCGCGCTTCGCGAGCTTCATCGCCGGCCCGGCGGCCACCCTGCGCTTCGCAAGGCGATTGTTCTCGCGCCAAGCCGTGCCGCAGGTCGGCCACAACCCGCTGGGTGGCTGGAGCGTGATCGCGATGCTCCTGTCGCTCGCGCTGCAGGTGGCGTCGGGCTTGTTCGCGAACGATGGCGCCGCGGTCGAAGGTCCCCTGGCTTCCCTCGTGTCGTTCGAGGTCTCGACGGTGCTGTCGGAGTTCCATCGCTGGAACCTCAAGCTGTTGCTCGTGCTCTCGGCCATCCACGTCGGCGCGGTGTTCTTTCACTTGTTCGTGAAAAGGGACAACGTCCTCGGCGCGATGTTTACCGGCGTGAGGCGCGTCCCGCCCTCGGTCGTGCGCGAGCGGCGGGTGGCGCTGCGCGACAGCCCCCGGCGCCGGGCCGCCTCGCGGGAGGCCGAATCGGCCTATTTCCCCGGCCCCTGGCGAGGCGTGTGGGTCCTGGCGGTGACGCTGGCCCTCGTCTACCTCCTCGTGCGGTGA
- a CDS encoding DmsE family decaheme c-type cytochrome, translating to MAGPSALAVPPEAKYVGEKTCIKCHDVEAKHFGHTEHAKIFRQNPKNALEGRVCEACHGPGSLHAERGNEKNRDYLTGFTREWGTPVAQQNAACESCHKGGQRLHWAGSMHDTNKLACSDCHNAMARFSASGLLRSTSISETCQTCHTQQRAEFRKRSHMPVPEGKMSCVDCHAPHGSATKPLLKADSVNETCYSCHAEKRGPLLWEHAPVRENCLSCHNAHGSNHDKLLVAARPYLCQQCHTSPGGHAGQFFGADRTAQNATQGGAQSPRIVGRTCQNCHSQVHGSNHPSGARFQR from the coding sequence TTGGCCGGCCCATCCGCGCTGGCGGTGCCGCCGGAAGCCAAGTACGTCGGGGAGAAAACCTGCATCAAGTGCCACGACGTGGAGGCCAAACACTTTGGCCACACCGAGCACGCGAAGATCTTCCGCCAGAACCCCAAGAACGCGCTCGAAGGCCGTGTCTGCGAGGCCTGCCATGGCCCCGGCTCGCTCCATGCGGAGCGCGGCAACGAGAAGAACCGCGACTACCTGACCGGCTTCACGCGCGAGTGGGGCACGCCGGTCGCACAGCAGAACGCCGCGTGCGAGAGCTGCCACAAGGGTGGCCAGCGCCTGCACTGGGCGGGCTCGATGCACGACACCAACAAGCTCGCCTGCTCCGACTGCCACAACGCGATGGCGCGTTTCTCCGCCAGCGGCCTGTTGCGCAGCACGAGCATCTCCGAGACCTGCCAGACCTGCCACACGCAGCAGCGCGCCGAATTCCGCAAGCGTTCGCACATGCCCGTCCCCGAAGGGAAGATGAGCTGCGTGGATTGCCACGCGCCGCACGGGTCGGCGACCAAGCCGCTGCTGAAGGCCGATAGCGTCAACGAGACCTGCTACTCCTGCCACGCCGAGAAGCGCGGTCCGTTGCTCTGGGAGCACGCGCCAGTCCGGGAGAATTGCCTCAGCTGCCACAACGCGCATGGCTCGAACCACGACAAGCTGCTCGTTGCGGCGCGGCCCTACCTCTGCCAGCAGTGCCACACGTCTCCCGGGGGACACGCCGGACAGTTCTTCGGCGCCGACCGCACGGCCCAGAATGCCACGCAAGGCGGAGCGCAGAGCCCGCGCATCGTCGGCCGCACCTGCCAGAACTGCCATTCGCAAGTCCACGGCAGCAACCATCCGTCCGGCGCGCGGTTCCAGCGCTGA
- a CDS encoding MtrB/PioB family outer membrane beta-barrel protein: MKSHARLYASLFSCVVLAQWAAPAQASAGCLVQGNALNPSGVNPSTVGNWMDEEGLGTRIPAARAPSGQFYNIPLSPREEAEAAAKGEAGWKGWGYAELGGLAVSGDERSQGFRNYKDLKSGAYLNSFAVTGEDKANARYVEAIGGGVGMLDQFYCLQFGRYNDWKVSAFYDSLPQVFTTTYRSLWSGAGTGNLTLNGLTPGGSASAATTQTNIRNALATTENSELEVVRKTAGVRFDMNLTDAWKIYASFVNEKRQGARPFGAVFGGGGGGGNMEVAESIDYDTHNFAAGLQFSDSVSSFNFSATASFFRNDIDAMTFQNPLYITLNGITGLNPGSFTQGRIDLAPDNEHYNIKGEYARAFPNFYKGKLTATVALGTMRQNDKLVTPTEYSLSGGTVTAGGRSLANVWNTPGALSRDSADARIDTLLADLGLVLKPVSGLDVNGKLRYYETRNSMQYQSCNPLTGQWGRLLNDGSGLSLVTANTTAGVNPAGTSANAYNAVGCNLDAARALNLSPASGNVPIASVPFDYQQFNASLSGDYRLGKASSLNATLERETFNREFRERDETWEDRFKLGFVDRGTIDGMIRLSYEFARRRGGEYDPNPYEAFYSASLGPVPSANAVAMPSWLHSINQFRAFDLADRNQNVLNARVNYAFHEVLEGAVTLQAKDAEFPGQLGRTGHQKSNSATVDMSYQAGSTAVVYGYYTYQRSAMEQAGVQPNSCTLNNTYYFYSNGQVLMTVRGAPAPVVPAGLTLVSTQNVTAANWSSLCGAASPTSPLFPDSRGWDVASKDRNHVIGAGVKYDFGKVRLDTNFTRTLGRTQINYTYNGAALDMTPVQAALAGGGPSDLSFAQNIFDASVLVPINKNLTMRFLVRYETGKTRDWHYDGVATNPMPANNALYLDAGPQDYRATVVGVLFQVAL, from the coding sequence ATGAAATCGCACGCGCGCCTGTACGCCTCGTTGTTCTCCTGCGTGGTGCTCGCCCAGTGGGCCGCGCCGGCCCAGGCGAGCGCGGGTTGCCTCGTGCAAGGCAACGCACTCAATCCTTCGGGCGTGAATCCGTCGACCGTGGGCAACTGGATGGACGAGGAAGGCCTGGGCACGCGCATTCCCGCGGCGCGGGCGCCGAGCGGCCAGTTCTACAACATTCCGCTCTCGCCGCGCGAGGAAGCCGAGGCGGCGGCGAAGGGCGAAGCCGGCTGGAAGGGATGGGGATACGCCGAGCTGGGCGGCCTCGCCGTCAGCGGTGACGAGCGCAGCCAGGGATTCCGCAACTACAAGGATCTCAAGAGCGGCGCGTACCTGAACAGCTTCGCCGTGACCGGCGAGGACAAGGCCAACGCGCGCTATGTCGAGGCCATCGGCGGCGGCGTGGGCATGCTCGACCAGTTCTATTGCCTGCAGTTCGGCCGCTACAACGACTGGAAGGTGTCCGCGTTTTACGACAGCCTGCCGCAGGTATTCACCACGACATACCGGTCCCTGTGGAGCGGAGCGGGCACCGGCAACCTGACGCTGAACGGGCTCACGCCGGGTGGCTCGGCCAGTGCCGCGACCACGCAGACGAATATTCGCAATGCGCTCGCGACCACGGAGAACTCGGAGCTCGAAGTCGTGCGCAAGACCGCGGGCGTGCGGTTCGACATGAATCTCACCGATGCCTGGAAGATCTACGCGAGCTTCGTGAACGAGAAGCGCCAGGGCGCGCGGCCTTTCGGCGCCGTATTCGGAGGCGGCGGTGGCGGCGGCAACATGGAAGTCGCCGAATCCATCGACTACGACACGCACAATTTCGCCGCCGGCCTGCAGTTCAGCGATTCGGTGAGCAGCTTCAACTTCAGCGCCACGGCGTCGTTCTTCCGCAACGACATCGACGCGATGACGTTCCAGAACCCGCTGTACATCACCCTGAACGGCATCACCGGCCTGAATCCGGGCAGCTTCACGCAGGGCCGCATCGACCTGGCGCCCGATAACGAGCACTACAACATCAAGGGTGAATACGCGCGCGCGTTCCCCAACTTCTACAAGGGCAAGCTCACCGCGACCGTGGCGCTCGGAACGATGCGCCAGAACGACAAGCTGGTGACGCCGACCGAATACTCGCTCTCCGGGGGCACGGTGACCGCGGGCGGCCGCTCGCTCGCCAATGTCTGGAATACCCCGGGCGCATTGAGCCGCGACTCCGCCGACGCGCGGATCGACACGCTGCTCGCCGACCTGGGCCTCGTGCTCAAGCCCGTGAGCGGGCTCGACGTCAACGGCAAGCTGCGCTACTACGAAACCCGCAATTCGATGCAGTACCAGTCGTGCAATCCGCTGACCGGCCAATGGGGCCGATTGCTCAACGATGGCAGCGGCTTGTCGCTGGTGACGGCCAACACGACGGCCGGGGTCAATCCCGCGGGAACGTCGGCTAACGCGTACAACGCCGTGGGCTGCAACCTCGATGCCGCGCGCGCGCTCAATCTCTCGCCGGCTTCCGGCAACGTTCCGATCGCGAGCGTTCCCTTCGACTACCAGCAGTTCAATGCGAGCCTGTCGGGCGACTATCGCCTCGGCAAGGCCTCGAGCCTCAACGCCACCCTCGAACGCGAGACCTTCAACCGCGAGTTCCGCGAGCGCGACGAAACGTGGGAAGACCGGTTCAAGCTTGGGTTTGTCGATCGCGGCACGATCGACGGCATGATCCGGCTCTCCTACGAATTCGCGCGCCGCCGCGGCGGCGAGTACGACCCCAACCCCTACGAGGCGTTCTACAGCGCGAGCCTCGGTCCGGTTCCCTCGGCCAATGCGGTGGCGATGCCGAGCTGGCTTCATTCGATCAACCAGTTCCGCGCCTTCGACCTGGCCGACCGCAACCAGAACGTCCTGAACGCGCGGGTCAACTACGCGTTCCACGAAGTCCTGGAAGGTGCGGTGACGCTGCAGGCGAAGGATGCGGAGTTCCCCGGCCAACTGGGCCGCACGGGCCACCAGAAGTCGAATTCCGCGACGGTCGACATGAGCTACCAGGCCGGCTCGACCGCGGTGGTCTACGGCTACTACACGTACCAGCGTTCGGCGATGGAGCAGGCGGGCGTCCAGCCCAACAGCTGCACGCTCAACAACACCTATTACTTCTACAGCAATGGCCAGGTCCTGATGACGGTGCGGGGCGCCCCGGCGCCGGTCGTCCCGGCGGGCCTCACGCTGGTCTCGACGCAGAACGTGACGGCAGCCAACTGGAGCAGCCTGTGCGGAGCGGCTTCGCCCACCAGCCCGCTGTTTCCCGACAGCCGCGGCTGGGACGTGGCGTCGAAGGATCGCAACCACGTGATCGGCGCCGGCGTGAAGTACGACTTCGGCAAGGTCCGGCTGGACACGAACTTCACGCGCACGCTCGGGCGCACGCAAATCAACTACACGTACAACGGCGCGGCGCTCGACATGACGCCCGTGCAGGCGGCCCTGGCCGGCGGCGGTCCTTCGGATCTTTCGTTCGCCCAGAACATCTTCGACGCGAGCGTGCTGGTCCCGATCAACAAGAACCTGACGATGCGCTTCCTGGTTCGCTACGAGACCGGCAAGACGCGCGACTGGCACTACGACGGCGTCGCGACCAACCCGATGCCGGCCAACAACGCCTTGTACCTCGATGCCGGCCCGCAGGACTACCGCGCGACGGTGGTCGGCGTGTTGTTCCAGGTGGCCCTGTGA
- a CDS encoding methyl-accepting chemotaxis protein: MNWLANSIRNKILAVFLLGIAMVVAGALYGFWAARSGLATVARVNDTLIAQAIELQSVEATFKEQLQTWMTVLVRGHDASAMDKTLKQFTFREREVRRSAQKLRETIELPAARDLLDKFVAAHTAMGTKYRAALDAGKASFDPRKIDAEVKGAETAPAEMLEELVKLVRDEGQVAVANARQEATRRLVVSLAVIGVATLVALFACALLIMRTVVTPLARAVSVVDRVAAGDLTVHVETKSGDETGRLLQGLRTMRDGLATAVSAIRRSAEGVGTASKDIATGHAELSSRTEQQAASLEETASSMEELAATVKQNTESARQANVLASGTSDTAARGGKAMANVAGTMNGISEASRKIGDIVGVIDSIAFQTNILALNAAVEAARAGEEGRGFAVVASEVRALAQRSATAAKEIRDVIQKSANKVGEGTGLVETAGDTMQEIVVSVRRVTEVMAEISAASREQLNGIEQVSGAVAQMDRVVQENAALVAEAAAAAQSLADQADHLLSTVAHFKLDSANEAIAEASPVRVVSRSQMRREMLGSVSTRVRSLPQ, translated from the coding sequence GTGAACTGGCTCGCGAACAGCATTCGCAACAAGATCCTCGCGGTGTTCCTGCTGGGCATCGCGATGGTTGTCGCGGGTGCGCTCTACGGTTTCTGGGCGGCGCGCAGCGGGCTTGCGACGGTCGCGCGGGTCAACGACACGCTGATCGCGCAGGCGATCGAGCTGCAGTCCGTCGAGGCGACCTTCAAGGAACAACTCCAGACGTGGATGACCGTGCTGGTGCGCGGGCACGACGCGTCGGCGATGGACAAGACGCTCAAGCAATTCACGTTCCGCGAACGCGAAGTGCGCCGCAGCGCGCAGAAGCTGCGCGAGACGATCGAACTCCCGGCCGCACGCGACCTGCTCGACAAATTCGTCGCTGCACACACGGCCATGGGCACCAAGTACCGCGCGGCGCTCGACGCCGGCAAGGCCTCCTTCGACCCGCGCAAGATCGATGCGGAAGTGAAGGGTGCCGAGACCGCACCGGCCGAAATGCTCGAAGAGCTCGTGAAGCTCGTGCGCGATGAAGGCCAGGTGGCCGTCGCCAACGCGCGCCAGGAAGCCACGCGGCGCCTCGTGGTGAGCCTCGCCGTGATCGGGGTGGCCACGCTCGTCGCTTTGTTCGCCTGCGCGCTGCTGATCATGCGCACCGTCGTCACGCCGCTCGCACGCGCGGTCAGCGTTGTCGACCGCGTTGCCGCGGGGGACCTCACGGTCCACGTCGAGACGAAGTCGGGTGACGAGACGGGCCGGCTGCTGCAGGGCTTGCGCACGATGCGCGATGGCCTCGCCACGGCCGTGTCCGCAATCCGTCGCTCTGCCGAAGGCGTAGGCACGGCTTCGAAGGACATCGCCACGGGCCACGCGGAACTCTCGAGCCGCACCGAACAGCAGGCCGCGAGCCTGGAGGAAACCGCTTCCTCGATGGAAGAGCTCGCCGCCACCGTGAAGCAGAACACCGAGAGTGCGCGCCAGGCCAACGTGCTCGCGTCGGGCACCTCCGATACGGCGGCCCGCGGCGGCAAGGCGATGGCAAACGTGGCCGGGACGATGAACGGCATCTCCGAGGCTTCGCGCAAGATCGGCGACATCGTCGGCGTGATCGACAGCATCGCATTCCAGACCAACATCCTCGCGCTGAACGCGGCGGTCGAAGCGGCGCGTGCGGGCGAAGAAGGCCGCGGGTTCGCCGTGGTCGCCTCGGAAGTGCGTGCGCTTGCTCAGCGCAGCGCCACGGCGGCCAAGGAAATCCGCGACGTGATCCAGAAGTCGGCCAACAAGGTCGGCGAAGGCACGGGCCTCGTCGAAACCGCCGGCGACACGATGCAGGAGATCGTGGTGTCGGTGCGCCGCGTGACCGAAGTGATGGCCGAGATCTCCGCGGCGAGCCGCGAACAGCTCAACGGCATCGAGCAGGTGAGCGGCGCGGTGGCGCAGATGGATCGCGTCGTGCAGGAGAACGCCGCGCTGGTCGCGGAAGCGGCCGCGGCGGCGCAGAGCCTCGCCGACCAGGCCGATCACCTTTTGTCCACCGTGGCGCACTTCAAGCTCGACAGCGCGAACGAAGCCATCGCCGAAGCCTCGCCCGTCCGAGTGGTGTCCCGTTCGCAGATGCGCCGGGAAATGCTGGGCTCAGTGTCCACGCGCGTCAGGAGTTTGCCCCAATGA
- a CDS encoding c-type cytochrome, translating to MTRALLVLLSGAAIAIPMEAFAADGATIADQQCAQCHGKNGASTDASVPIIGGYSAKYIVESMKSFKKKLRTCAEVTVLSGPKKGTKSDMCKVVADLSDADSEAVAKYLASQKFVPAKQPYDAAKAAKGVAVYKLRCEKCHENGGSSPDEDNGILAGQWMGYIREQIAGFRSGKRPRDDKMMQRLDKVTKEDEEALLHYFAKGQ from the coding sequence ATGACCCGCGCACTTCTCGTGCTCCTGTCCGGCGCGGCAATCGCCATCCCGATGGAAGCGTTCGCGGCCGATGGCGCCACCATCGCCGACCAGCAGTGCGCCCAGTGCCATGGAAAGAACGGCGCGAGCACCGACGCATCCGTCCCGATCATCGGCGGCTATTCGGCCAAGTACATCGTCGAGAGCATGAAGAGCTTCAAGAAGAAGCTGCGCACCTGTGCCGAAGTGACTGTGCTGTCGGGTCCGAAGAAGGGCACGAAGTCGGACATGTGCAAGGTCGTCGCCGATCTGAGCGATGCGGACTCCGAAGCGGTCGCGAAGTACCTCGCGTCCCAGAAATTCGTGCCGGCGAAGCAACCGTACGACGCTGCCAAGGCCGCGAAGGGCGTGGCCGTGTACAAGCTGCGCTGCGAAAAATGCCACGAGAACGGCGGCAGCTCGCCCGACGAAGACAACGGCATCCTGGCCGGGCAGTGGATGGGCTACATCCGCGAGCAGATCGCCGGGTTCCGTTCCGGCAAGCGCCCGCGCGACGACAAGATGATGCAGCGGCTCGACAAGGTGACGAAGGAAGACGAAGAAGCGCTCCTGCATTACTTCGCGAAGGGGCAGTAG
- a CDS encoding Ig-like domain-containing protein, with product MTRIVRALSALLLCLAAAGAQASLWYGDTQGLHRVATGTNTTDVNAAAAEPAAIAIDPTDGSVWSVSRTRVSKFSKDGVLVFSRTLASYADNIGQGRSVAVNANDATLWVGGERRVLRLARDGSLMAVLQGGGSTDLKIAQDDSLWVLDEDRDALRHYNYDASFIERVNLGGASRRARFLAVDDARGFLWLAGDGVLIQRDIINPSLVLRRVEVSHDVNAISLDPERGELWVLGNNSFHGYRADGTRFKSENLGNDGVNDPGALVFDFDTQDVWIGHRRGVSRFTRTGDRIATLPAGETGTIAVARQAMYFTPLIFPNSFFEGPPKGTRPEIAFLYLAECSTNACPFPPEFYASFSIIADLDGVDISSGFVFDPTTGETRYTPTSPLSEGNHRVTARAIDADGRSSRTKTLSFTIDTTGPALVALSPPNGARITTLPFTVSGSFDPSAVAVGFTGAATTTGNAFSFQVSSLAIGPNALLLGALDELGNQTTVNLTYTYDPPNAPPTVAITAPTPGQVFTTAPATFTVSADASDPDNGVAFVEFFRNNVSIGKKSVIPYQVDAVDVPPGNHILYARVTDNRGLVRQSASVAVRVNAPPTVTLVEPANGATVWGGFVLRATMSDADGSVRQYEILQDGLAIVVSPYRGPEITAGLGFPGTHTYAVRVIDNEGAQTTTPAVTVTGLPTSLHYVSPTPGGTVIAGDVLVTGTFQGPPTTSIVVNGVSATLVFDANGGGTFSATIPLLSVGSRTIEAFMSSPDLAFPFGVGIQVNVIPQPPQPPTGGAGGG from the coding sequence ATGACACGAATCGTGCGAGCGCTTTCCGCGCTCCTGCTGTGCCTTGCCGCCGCCGGCGCGCAAGCTTCTCTCTGGTATGGCGATACGCAAGGACTGCATCGCGTCGCGACCGGAACCAATACCACGGACGTGAACGCCGCCGCTGCCGAGCCTGCGGCGATCGCGATCGACCCCACCGACGGTTCGGTGTGGTCGGTGTCGCGAACGCGCGTCTCGAAGTTTTCCAAGGACGGCGTGCTCGTCTTCAGTCGCACGCTCGCTTCGTATGCCGACAATATCGGGCAGGGGCGCAGCGTCGCCGTGAACGCCAACGACGCGACCCTCTGGGTCGGTGGCGAGCGGCGCGTACTGCGTCTCGCGCGCGACGGCTCGCTCATGGCGGTCCTGCAAGGCGGGGGATCGACCGACCTGAAGATCGCGCAGGACGATTCGCTCTGGGTGCTCGACGAGGATCGCGACGCGTTGCGGCACTACAACTACGACGCCTCATTCATCGAGCGCGTGAACCTCGGCGGGGCTTCGCGCCGCGCCCGCTTTCTCGCGGTCGACGATGCGCGCGGCTTCCTCTGGCTCGCCGGCGACGGCGTGCTGATCCAGCGCGACATCATTAACCCCTCGCTGGTCCTTCGCAGGGTCGAGGTGTCGCACGACGTGAACGCCATCTCGCTCGACCCCGAGCGCGGCGAGCTGTGGGTCCTCGGCAACAACTCGTTCCACGGCTATCGCGCCGACGGCACGCGCTTCAAGTCCGAGAATCTCGGCAACGACGGCGTGAACGATCCTGGCGCACTCGTCTTCGACTTCGACACGCAGGACGTGTGGATCGGCCACCGCCGGGGCGTGTCGCGCTTCACGCGCACCGGCGACCGCATCGCCACGCTTCCCGCCGGCGAGACGGGCACGATCGCCGTCGCGCGCCAGGCGATGTATTTCACCCCCCTGATCTTTCCCAACTCGTTCTTCGAAGGGCCCCCGAAGGGCACGCGGCCGGAGATCGCGTTCCTCTATTTGGCGGAATGCTCGACGAACGCCTGCCCGTTCCCGCCGGAGTTCTACGCGAGTTTTTCCATCATCGCGGACCTCGACGGCGTGGACATCAGCTCCGGGTTCGTCTTCGATCCGACCACTGGCGAGACGCGCTACACCCCCACGTCGCCGCTCTCGGAGGGGAACCACAGGGTCACGGCGCGGGCCATCGACGCCGACGGACGCTCTTCGAGGACGAAGACGCTCTCGTTCACGATCGATACCACCGGTCCCGCGCTGGTGGCGCTCTCGCCGCCCAACGGCGCACGCATCACGACGCTGCCGTTCACCGTGAGCGGGTCCTTCGATCCTTCCGCGGTCGCGGTGGGCTTCACGGGCGCGGCCACAACGACCGGCAATGCGTTCTCCTTCCAGGTCTCGTCGCTCGCGATCGGCCCCAACGCGCTATTGCTGGGCGCCCTCGACGAGCTCGGCAACCAGACGACCGTCAACCTCACGTACACGTACGACCCGCCCAATGCGCCGCCTACCGTCGCCATTACGGCGCCGACGCCAGGCCAGGTATTCACGACGGCTCCCGCAACCTTCACGGTGTCCGCGGACGCGTCCGATCCGGACAACGGGGTCGCGTTCGTCGAGTTCTTCCGCAACAACGTGTCGATCGGGAAGAAGTCCGTCATTCCCTACCAGGTCGATGCCGTCGACGTTCCGCCGGGGAACCACATCCTGTATGCGCGCGTCACGGACAACCGCGGCCTCGTGCGCCAATCGGCCTCGGTCGCCGTGCGCGTCAACGCGCCGCCGACGGTCACCCTTGTCGAGCCCGCGAACGGTGCGACCGTGTGGGGCGGGTTCGTGCTTCGCGCCACGATGAGCGATGCCGATGGATCGGTGCGTCAGTACGAGATCCTTCAGGATGGCCTCGCGATCGTGGTGAGCCCGTACCGAGGTCCGGAGATCACTGCAGGGCTCGGGTTTCCAGGCACCCACACCTACGCCGTGCGCGTGATCGACAACGAGGGCGCGCAGACCACGACGCCCGCGGTGACGGTGACGGGATTGCCGACGAGCTTGCACTATGTGTCGCCGACGCCCGGCGGGACCGTTATCGCGGGTGACGTGCTGGTGACGGGGACGTTCCAGGGGCCACCCACCACGTCGATCGTGGTCAACGGCGTGTCCGCGACGCTCGTCTTCGACGCGAACGGTGGAGGCACTTTCTCCGCGACGATTCCGTTGTTATCGGTCGGCAGCCGGACGATCGAAGCCTTCATGAGTTCACCGGATCTCGCGTTCCCCTTCGGTGTCGGGATCCAGGTGAATGTGATACCCCAGCCGCCCCAGCCGCCGACCGGAGGGGCCGGGGGCGGGTGA
- a CDS encoding nuclear transport factor 2 family protein yields the protein MHPHETLIREFYAAFARRDAEAMARCYDGNVFFSDPVFPKLQGQEAGDMWRMLLSRAADLQVTLDEAAAGDDGGRARWTARYTFSRTGRPVVNNVSAMFAFRNGKIVRHYDNFSFWKWAGQALGPMGQALGWFAPLKWKVRKDAAKGLALYRERKAP from the coding sequence ATGCACCCCCATGAGACCCTGATCCGCGAGTTCTACGCCGCCTTTGCCCGCCGCGACGCCGAAGCCATGGCCCGCTGCTATGACGGCAACGTCTTCTTTTCGGACCCCGTGTTCCCGAAGCTCCAGGGGCAGGAGGCGGGCGACATGTGGCGGATGCTGCTATCGCGGGCCGCCGACCTGCAGGTGACGCTCGACGAAGCCGCGGCCGGGGACGATGGCGGCCGTGCCCGCTGGACCGCGCGCTATACCTTCAGCCGCACGGGCCGCCCGGTCGTGAACAACGTGTCCGCGATGTTCGCGTTCCGCAACGGGAAGATCGTGCGCCACTACGACAACTTCTCGTTCTGGAAGTGGGCGGGCCAGGCGCTGGGGCCCATGGGCCAGGCGCTGGGATGGTTCGCGCCCCTCAAGTGGAAGGTGCGCAAGGACGCAGCGAAGGGCCTCGCGCTCTATCGCGAGCGCAAGGCCCCCTAG